One part of the Gossypium raimondii isolate GPD5lz chromosome 1, ASM2569854v1, whole genome shotgun sequence genome encodes these proteins:
- the LOC105786096 gene encoding uncharacterized protein At5g49945, translated as MDLSSFRLLFLFSLLVTHLSFSHVLADSHFEGFDAEEDDPVEDDILHHHSIPSPPVTQSDSQPLSDLETKSHPDPNPVPTSDSPSQSDLQKPSTTSFDYWDEDEFEGLPIEQPPPEPPKVTETATPDDPESETTSKPQNATVPKKSFTVEIACGSFLIVFIVNYFTGKRENENLALAWAAKFATKGSIFEKNFSLLGVGEGEDSPLLLKEGQTVFKFYASGRRYCQGLLATMELKSRHDLISRLFNLVVPCKDEITFEVYMNDEAMDQVVFAVAKKKAAKGMQKEVRDLQRFAGLMPTPSGRKWVVDELSVISESKEVAGDLITETVLEQVFGDKAFEKYGKNFISMHFSDQHPGLLRKMLLFKFALPDANHMADITRLVALVPYYIDLIGRYKLSSQARSKTEAARVKAAQEAYKELQNARQEALQRKKAEKKKMLEEAEAKLSAEAARKREAKDRARQMKKAMPRMKMTRAH; from the exons ATGGACCTTTCTTCCTTCCGCTTgctttttctcttctctcttttGGTTACCCATCTCTCTTTCTCTCATGTCCTCGCTGATTCCCACTTCGAAGGATTTGACGCCGAAGAGGATGACCCTGTTGAAGATGACATCTTACATCACCATTCCATCCCATCGCCTCCTGTAACTCAGTCCGATTCACAGCCCCTTTCAGATCTTGAAACCAAATCCCATCCTGATCCCAATCCTGTCCCCACTTCGGATTCTCCGTCCCAGTCGGATCTTCAAAAGCCCTCCACTACTTCTTTCGACTACTGGGATGAGGACGAGTTCGAGGGTTTACCCATCGAACAACCGCCACCCGAACCTCCAAAAGTTACTGAAACCGCTACTCCCGATGACCCAGAATCGGAAACAACTTCGAAACCCCAAAACGCTACGGTTCCGAAGAAATCGTTCACGGTGGAGATTGCCTGTGGGTCTTTCTTGATTGTTTTTATAGTCAATTACTTTACCGGTAAACGTGAAAACGAGAACCTTGCTTTGGCATGGGCAGCCAAATTCGCTACAAAAGGTTCTATCTTTGAGAAAAATTTCAGTCTTTTGGGTGTGGGAGAAGGGGAGGACTCGCCGTTACTGTTAAAAGAAGGGCAAACCGTATTCAAATTCTACGCGAGTGGACGAAGATACTGCCAGGGATTGCTGGCAACGATGGAGTTAAAGAGCAGACATGATCTGATATCGAGATTGTTTAATTTGGTGGTCCCGTGTAAAGATGAAATTACTTTTGAAGTTTATATGAATGATGAAGCAATGGATCAGGTGGTTTTCGCGGTGGCAAAGAAGAAAGCGGCCAAAGGGATGCAAAAAGAGGTGAGAGATTTACAAAGATTTGCCGGGTTGATGCCGACTCCTAGTGGAAGAAAATGGGTGGTGGATGAACTATCCGTCATTTCCGAGTCAAAGGAGGTTGCTGGGGATCTGATTACCGAGACTGTGCTTGAGCAG GTTTTTGGGGACAAAGCTTTTGAGAAATACGGAAAGAATTTCATTTCGATGCATTTTTCAGATCAACATCCTGGTCTGCTCAGGAAGATGCTGTTGTTTAAGTTTGCCCTCCCTGATGCCAACCACATGGCTGACATCACTCGCTTGGTAGCTCTTGTACCATACTACATTGACTTAATTGGGCGGTACAAGCTCAGCTCACAG GCTCGATCCAAAACTGAAGCAGCAAGAGTGAAGGCTGCCCAAGAAGCATACAAAGAACTTCAAAATGCAAGGCAAGAAGCATTGCAGAGAAAGAAAgcagagaagaaaaagatgttAGAAGAGGCAGAGGCAAAGCTCAGTGCAGAAGCGGCTCGCAAGAGAGAAGCAAAAGATCGTGCTCGGCAGATGAAGAAGGCAATGCCAAGAATGAAGATGACCCGCGCTCATTAG